From the genome of Neomonachus schauinslandi chromosome 5, ASM220157v2, whole genome shotgun sequence, one region includes:
- the RAB5B gene encoding ras-related protein Rab-5B isoform X1 has translation MTSRSTARPNGQPQASKICQFKLVLLGESAVGKSSLVLRFVKGQFHEYQESTIGAAFLTQSVCLDDTTVKFEIWDTAGQERYHSLAPMYYRGAQAAIVVYDITNQETFARAKTWVKELQRQASPSIVIALAGNKADLANKRMVEYEEAQAYADDNSLLFMETSAKTAMNVNDLFLAIAKKLPKSEPQNLGGAAGRSRGVDLHEQSQQNKSQCCSN, from the exons ATGACTAGCAGAAGCACAGCCAGGCCCAATGGGCAGCCCCAGGCCAGCAAAATATGCCAGTTCAAATTGGTCCTGCTGGGTGAATCTGCAGTGGGGAAGTCTAGCCTGGTATTACGTTTTGTCAAAGGGCAGTTCCATGAGTACCAAGAGAGCACTATTGGAG CGGCCTTCCTCACCCAGTCTGTTTGTCTAGATGACACAACAGTCAAGTTTGAGATCTGGGACACAGCTGGGCAGGAACGATACCATAGCTTGGCCCCCATGTACTACAGAGGTGCCCAAGCTGCCATTGTGGTTTATGACATTACTAATCAG GAAACCTTCGCCCGAGCAAAGACATGGGTAAAGGAACTACAGCGACAGGCCAGTCCTAGCATCGTTATTGCCCTGGCGGGGAACAAAGCTGACCTGGCCAATAAGCGCATGGTGGAGTATGAA GAGGCCCAGGCCTATGCAGATGACAACAGCTTATTGTTTATGGAGACTTCAGCCAAGACAGCTATGAACGTGAACGATCTCTTCCTGGCAATAG CTAAGAAGTTGCCAAAGAGTGAACCCCAGAATCTGGGGGGTGCAGCAGGCCGAAGCCGAGGCGTGGATCTCCATGAGCAGTCCCAGCAGAACAAGAGCCAGTGTTGTAGCAACTGA
- the RAB5B gene encoding ras-related protein Rab-5B isoform X2 yields MTSRSTARPNGQPQASKICQFKLVLLGESAVGKSSLVLRFVKGQFHEYQESTIGDDTTVKFEIWDTAGQERYHSLAPMYYRGAQAAIVVYDITNQETFARAKTWVKELQRQASPSIVIALAGNKADLANKRMVEYEEAQAYADDNSLLFMETSAKTAMNVNDLFLAIAKKLPKSEPQNLGGAAGRSRGVDLHEQSQQNKSQCCSN; encoded by the exons ATGACTAGCAGAAGCACAGCCAGGCCCAATGGGCAGCCCCAGGCCAGCAAAATATGCCAGTTCAAATTGGTCCTGCTGGGTGAATCTGCAGTGGGGAAGTCTAGCCTGGTATTACGTTTTGTCAAAGGGCAGTTCCATGAGTACCAAGAGAGCACTATTGGAG ATGACACAACAGTCAAGTTTGAGATCTGGGACACAGCTGGGCAGGAACGATACCATAGCTTGGCCCCCATGTACTACAGAGGTGCCCAAGCTGCCATTGTGGTTTATGACATTACTAATCAG GAAACCTTCGCCCGAGCAAAGACATGGGTAAAGGAACTACAGCGACAGGCCAGTCCTAGCATCGTTATTGCCCTGGCGGGGAACAAAGCTGACCTGGCCAATAAGCGCATGGTGGAGTATGAA GAGGCCCAGGCCTATGCAGATGACAACAGCTTATTGTTTATGGAGACTTCAGCCAAGACAGCTATGAACGTGAACGATCTCTTCCTGGCAATAG CTAAGAAGTTGCCAAAGAGTGAACCCCAGAATCTGGGGGGTGCAGCAGGCCGAAGCCGAGGCGTGGATCTCCATGAGCAGTCCCAGCAGAACAAGAGCCAGTGTTGTAGCAACTGA